A DNA window from Doryrhamphus excisus isolate RoL2022-K1 chromosome 2, RoL_Dexc_1.0, whole genome shotgun sequence contains the following coding sequences:
- the LOC131109562 gene encoding LOW QUALITY PROTEIN: dynein heavy chain (The sequence of the model RefSeq protein was modified relative to this genomic sequence to represent the inferred CDS: inserted 6 bases in 3 codons; substituted 5 bases at 5 genomic stop codons), which translates to MTRYGIPRMTQYSILKIIRYNIPRMIQYSVSKMIQYSIPKRIRYSIPRTIRYGIPXIQYSIQKIIRYSIPRMIHYSIPKMIQYGIPRILRYGIXQIQYSIPKITQYGIPRMIRYGIQRMTRYGIPKMIRYSIPKIXYSIPKIXYSIPRIRQYSILRMIRYSIPRMIRYSIPRMIRYGIXQIQYSIPKTIXYSIPKMIGYSIPKMIRYSIPRIIRYRXYDTVSXIQYSILKIIQYSILRMIRYSTLKIIQYSIPKIIRYSIPRIIRYSIPKMTRYGIPNTIQAIPYGSPRTIPYGTPRTIPHSIPGRYRTASPDDTVRHPEDDTVRHPEDDTVRHPEDDTVRHPEDDTVRHPEDDTVRHPEDDTVRHPEDDTVRHPEDDTTQHPEDDTIRRSSAFPLAKTSVAWRGLVAPIMGVRRDARELDFLRLSHKTPADIQQMLREHPRVPQCFAGDLPVSRQDPLFPDTCACPAVTPSLIAHANALMHTRHRHNKTMHSFYQSR; encoded by the exons ATGACACGATACGGCATCCCGAGGATGACACAATACAGTATCTTGAAGATAATACGATATAATATCCCGAGGATGATACAATACAGTGTATCGAAGatgatacaatacagtatacCGAAGAGAATACGATACAGTATCCCGAGGACGATACGATACGGCATCCC aatacaatacagtatccaGAAGATAATACGATACAGTATCCCGAGGATGATACATTACAGTATACCGAAGATGATACAATACGGTATCCCAAGGATATTACGATACGGCAT ccaaatacaatacagtatcccGAAGATCACACAATATGGTATCCCGAGGATGATACGATACGGCATCCAGAGGATGACGCGATACGGCATCCCGAAGATGATACGATACAGTATCCCAAAGATATGATACAGTATCCCAAAGATATGATACAGTATCCCAAGGATAAGACAATACAGTATCCTGAGGATGATACGATACAGCATCCCGAGGATGATACGATACAGCATCCCGAGGATGATACGATACGGTAT ccaaatacaatacagtatcccGAAGACGATATGATACAGTATCCCAAAGATGATAGGATACAGTATCCCAAAGATGATACGATACAGTATCCCGAGGATAATACGATACA GATGATATGATACGGTATCCtgaatacaatacagtatcctGAAgataatacaatacagtatcctGAGAATGATACGATACAGTACCCTGAAgataatacaatacagtatcccGAAGATAATACGATACAGTATCCCAAGGATAATACGATACAGTATCCCGAAGATGACGCGATACGGTATCCCgaatacaataca GGCGATACCATACGGCAGCCCGAGGACGATACCATACGGCACCCCGAGGACGATACCACACAGCATCCCCGGACGATACCGTACGGCATCCCCGGACGATACCGTACGGCATCCCGAGGACGATACCGTACGGCATCCCGAGGACGATACCGTACGGCATCCCGAGGACGATACCGTACGGCATCCCGAGGACGATACCGTACGGCATCCCGAGGACGATACCGTACGGCATCCCGAGGACGATACCGTACGGCATCCCGAGGACGATACCGTACGGCATCCCGAGGACGATACCACACAGCATCCCGAGGATGATACCATACG ACGTTCCTCAGCGTTCCCATTGGCTAAAACTTCCGTAGCGTGGCGAGGTCTCGTGGCGCCAATTATGGGCGTACGACGCGACGCACGAGAGCTTGATTTCCTGCGTTTGAGCCACAAGACGCCAGCTGACATTCAACAGATGCTGAGGGAGCATCCTCGTGTCCCACAATGCTTTGCTGGGGACCTTCCCGTGTCTCGCCAGGACCCCCTATTCCCTGACACGTGTGCGTGTCCTGCTGTCACCCCGTCCCTGATCGCACACGCTAACGCACTCATGCACACACGCCATCGACACAACAAGACCATGCACTCTTTCTACCAGAGCAGATGA